GTCAGTCACGAGGAGTTCAGCGACGCCCAGGACATCCTGCGGCCGGAACGGGGCGGCGGAGGAGTGCTGCGCTCCTCGTACACGAACAAGATGAACGAGGTGAAGCCCCACCGCGCCTGGGCCGAGCGCACGATGCGGCGCGCGGAGGTGTTCGGTGTCGCCCGTGAGGACGTCGGTTTCGTGGACCTGCTGGCGGCCGGGCTGGTGGAGTGAGCACGACCGGTGGAGTGAGCACGACCGGGCGCGACGGCGATCCGTCCCGCAACGATCGGTCTCACAATGATCGGTCCCACAATGATCAGTACGCCCACGAGAACCACAACGACAACGACGGCGACAACGCCCACGACGACGACCGGTACGACAATGACAGGTACGGGACGATCGAGGCAGAGGAGTACGGACACGTGGTGTGGTCGGGGTCATGGGTCACCGAACGGCTGGGCGTGGAGCTCACCGGCGGCGACGAGGTGCGCGAGCTGCTGGGCATGGCGCTGCGCCGCAACCCCAGACGCGCCCATCTACTCGTCTCGAACGTGCTCGGCAAGCACGTCCCGCAGCGGCCCTCGGTCGTGCACGGCGCGGGCGTGACCCTCGGCGCACGCGTACGGGACCTGCTGGGCGACGCCGTCGGACAGGCGGTGATAGTCGGCTACGCGGAGACCGCGACCGGCCTCGGCCACTCGGTGGCCGACGGTGTGGCGGGAGCCCCGTATCTGCACTCCACCCGCCGCCCGGTGCCCGGTGTCCCCACCGCGGGCGGCTTCGAGGAGTCCCACTCGCACGCCACGTCGCATCTGCTGCTCCCCGAGGACCCGGAGCTGCTGGCCGGTGACGGACCGCTGGTCCTGGTGGACGACGAGTTCTCCACCGGGAACACGGTCCTCAACACGATCCGCGCCCTGCACGCCCGCCGTCCGCGCCGGTGGTACGTGATCGTCGCCCTGGTCGACATGCGCTCGCCCGCCGACCGGGGGCGGCTCGCCGAGTTCGCCCGGGAGATCGGCGCCCGCGTCGACCTGGTGGCGACGGCCTCGGGCACGGTCGGCCTCCCCGGGGACGTCCTGGCCCGGGGACAGGCCCTGGTCGCGGAGTACGAGGCGCGGGCCGTCCCGTCGCCCCCGCCCCCGTACGCCCGGGACACGGGCGGCGACGGGGTCGTACGGGTGCCGCTCGGCTGGCCCGCCGGGCTGCCCGACGGCGGGCGGCACGGCTTCACCCCGGCCCACCGCGCCCGCCTGGAGGCCGCCGCCCCCGGCATGGCCGCCGTACTCGCCGAGCACCTCGGCGACGCCCGGCGCGTCCTCGTCCTCGGCTTCGAGGAGCTGATGTACGCGCCCCTGAGGCTCGCCCTGGAACTGGAACGGACCCTCACCGGCGCCGAGGTGCGCTACTCGACCACCACCCGCTCGCCCGTCCTCGCCGTCGACGACCCCGGCTACGCGATACGCAGCCGTCTCGTCTTCCCGGCGCACGACACCGCCGCCTTCCCGGCCGTGGAGGGCGCCGAGGGAGGCGGCGGGGACGGCGCCGGCGACCGGTACGCGTACAACGTCGCCGGTGGCGGCTTCGACGCCGTCGTGCTGATCGTGGACTCCCCGGCGGACTCCCCGGAGCTGCGGGCCCCCGGCGGTCTGCTCGCCCAGCTCGCCGACCGGGTCCCCCGCGTCCTGCTCGGCGTCGTCCCCTCGTACGTCCCCGCTCCAGTCCCCGCCCCCGGCTCCCTCTCCGCGCACGCCC
Above is a window of Streptomyces sp. NBC_01498 DNA encoding:
- a CDS encoding phosphoribosyltransferase, translated to MEAEEYGHVVWSGSWVTERLGVELTGGDEVRELLGMALRRNPRRAHLLVSNVLGKHVPQRPSVVHGAGVTLGARVRDLLGDAVGQAVIVGYAETATGLGHSVADGVAGAPYLHSTRRPVPGVPTAGGFEESHSHATSHLLLPEDPELLAGDGPLVLVDDEFSTGNTVLNTIRALHARRPRRWYVIVALVDMRSPADRGRLAEFAREIGARVDLVATASGTVGLPGDVLARGQALVAEYEARAVPSPPPPYARDTGGDGVVRVPLGWPAGLPDGGRHGFTPAHRARLEAAAPGMAAVLAEHLGDARRVLVLGFEELMYAPLRLALELERTLTGAEVRYSTTTRSPVLAVDDPGYAIRSRLVFPAHDTAAFPAVEGAEGGGGDGAGDRYAYNVAGGGFDAVVLIVDSPADSPELRAPGGLLAQLADRVPRVLLGVVPSYVPAPVPAPGSLSAHAPDRQEPAMLPPPLRGPAFSSYAADDVGWLLQDLSDVELEAPTEEREEAIQSGGAHYAESLPVEYQPSAAYQDLFRSALATSAARIARAVGSVTETVLAEHPHRYPDPASREAAEARPVLVSLARAGTPVGVLMRRWARHRHGLDLPHYALSIVRGRGIDTNAVRWLAAHHRPADIVFVDGWTGKGAITRELADALRDFPDFHPEIAVLADPGGCVRTYGTREDFLIPSACLNSTVSGLISRTVLRADLVGPDDFHGAKYYRELAGADVSGYFLDTVTARFDEVRDAVDSEVKELLAADRAPTWEGWAAVERISEEYGIHDVNLVKPGVGETTRVLLRRVPWKILAQRGAGADLDHVRLLAEQRGVPVEEVDGLPYTCVGLIHPRYTRGATGADGTAVTSA